A window of the Megalopta genalis isolate 19385.01 chromosome 2, iyMegGena1_principal, whole genome shotgun sequence genome harbors these coding sequences:
- the LOC117228087 gene encoding uncharacterized protein LOC117228087 — protein sequence MAGDDGAPPNNEILGADGEGQGASARGEPHSRVGGILECDPPGNRNSPSERACNEHDDGSGETVIANDDCNNTAEAVGTAVIADDNGGLCRYAIGTANTAMSFIEVCQIRLQHLFPQLVSSSQRYSLCEDSIELTAECLANDVIRYLLKEDIYLISRDPVSRSMRHNVYQMLNKHSILFASMVNRLNVMPDTAYEAFMGVADELFLHGGVTWPRIVCLYAFMGRLALWARDRRMHNLKKKLPLFVSRFISEKVAHFIKGYGGWDQLCIEYPVAEEISGAIWRSLLMTGATLGLVATILTVTS from the exons ATGGCCGGCGACGACGGTGCACCACCGAACAATGAGATCCTCGGTGCGGACGGAGAGGGGCAGGGTGCGTCAGCGCGGGGGGAACCGCATTCCAGAGTGGGCGGCATCCTGGAATGCGATCCCCCCGGTAACAGGAATTCGCCGAGCGAGCGAGCCTGCAACGAGCACGACGACGGAAGCGGTGAAACTGTGATTGCCAACGACGATTGTAACAACACCGCCGAAGCCGTTGGGACCGCCGTAATTGCCGACGACAACGGCGGCCTGTGCCGATATGCTATCGGCACCGCCAATACCGCTATGTCTTTCATCGAGGTTTGCCAG ATCCGACTGCAGCATCTTTTCCCGCAATTAGTTTCGTCCTCACAGCGGTACAGCCTCTGCGAGGACTCCATCGAACTGACAGCGGAATGTTTGGCCAACGACGTGATACGATATCTGCTCAAGGAAGATATTTATCTTATATCGCGAGACCCCGTGTCACGTAGCATGAGACACAATGTGTATCAGATGCTGAACAAACATAGTATCTTATTCGCGAGCATGGTGAACCGTTTGAATGTTATGCCGGACACGGCGTACGAGGCGTTCATGGGAGTCGCGGATGAGCTGTTTTTGCACGGCGGCGTTACATGGCCGAGAATCGTCTGCTTGTACGCGTTTATGGGAAGGCTTGCACTGTGGGCCCGCGACAGGCGAATGCACAACCTGAAGAAAAAATTACCGCTGTTCGTCTCCAGATTCATTAGCGAGAAAGTTGCACATTTTATTAAAGGATACGGAGGATGG GATCAGCTGTGTATAGAATATCCTGTGGCAGAAGAGATTAGCGGAGCTATATGGAGGAGTCTTCTGATGACTGGTGCAACCCTTGGTTTGGTTGcaactattttaactgtaactTCCTGA